One window of uncultured Trichococcus sp. genomic DNA carries:
- the queC gene encoding 7-cyano-7-deazaguanine synthase QueC, producing MNGTTQKQALVIFSGGQDSTTCLIQAIQKYGAANTVALSFSYGQRHGIELERAAWIANDLGVEHHILDANVMGKVTTNALMDESQTIKEADAEDYPNTFVDGRNALFLLLAGIFAKSKGIRTIILGVCETDFSGYPDCRDVFVKSMNVTLNLAMDYNFNVETPLMYLTKAQTWELADQLGCLAYIEEHTHTCYMGVPGGCGECPSCKLRNAGLAEYLNK from the coding sequence GTGAACGGGACAACGCAAAAACAAGCATTGGTCATCTTTTCAGGCGGGCAGGATTCAACTACTTGCCTGATCCAAGCCATCCAAAAGTACGGCGCGGCAAACACAGTGGCACTTTCCTTCAGCTATGGCCAACGCCATGGCATCGAACTGGAACGGGCAGCCTGGATCGCCAATGATCTGGGGGTCGAGCACCACATCCTCGACGCGAACGTCATGGGCAAAGTCACGACGAACGCGTTGATGGATGAGTCGCAGACAATCAAGGAGGCCGATGCCGAAGACTACCCGAATACCTTCGTCGACGGCCGGAACGCCCTGTTCCTGTTGTTGGCCGGCATCTTCGCCAAATCAAAAGGTATCCGCACCATCATATTGGGCGTGTGTGAAACGGACTTCAGCGGTTATCCGGACTGCCGCGACGTGTTCGTCAAATCGATGAACGTGACCCTGAATCTGGCCATGGATTACAATTTCAACGTCGAAACGCCGTTGATGTACCTGACCAAAGCGCAGACATGGGAACTGGCTGATCAGCTGGGTTGCCTCGCCTACATCGAGGAACATACCCACACTTGTTATATGGGCGTCCCCGGCGGTTGCGGCGAGTGCCCATCGTGCAAACTCCGGAACGCCGGACTGGCAGAATATTTGAATAAATAA